From the genome of Bacteroides sp. MSB163, one region includes:
- a CDS encoding TonB-dependent receptor, with amino-acid sequence MKIKHILLFIMAWVSSMNLAYAQQTVVASGSVMDEKGELLIGVSISVKEVPSMGAITDIDGRFKIGGIKAGHTLVISYVGYDPQEIKMNKSDERMRVVLKESSNVMDEVVITASGKVQKKINVTGAITGVEVATLKTPATSISNMLGGRVPGIISVTRSGEPGKDFSEFWVRGISTFGAGQGALVLIDGIEGNLNTLDPEDIESFSILKDASSTAVYGVRGANGVVLVSTKKGKAGKLNLQVKANTGISYSPQMPKYVRAAEYAALANEAAVTRGRIPVYTDVDLALFRNHMDPDFHPDVDWRDVILKDYTWNQQYFLSASGGGEVARYYISAGFTTKDAIFKQDKGVNKYNTNVNYNKFNFRANVDVNVTSTTTLSLNEETVIVTQNYPGYGNDSKVLWQAQSNLTPVTVPLMYTTGQAPGYGTDKSNISPYVLLNMTGYRKFYSNDNKITMQLNQDLKMITPGLSIAGLVNINSIGARTQVREKMPAIYYAHGYKRDGTLDLEKISDAVEPYYTNWNDTERRIYWDFRLNYDQTFNKVHKVGALVKAEWSDYEASKYNQLLTAIPKRYNSYSSRFSYSYDDTYMAEFNMGYTGSEAFEKGKKFGWFPAVSIGWAPTQYRFWRNKDNFINYFKIRASYGIVGNDRLTWDDSVRFPYLTLIGHTGSGSWNNGSGLTETQVGSSNLRWEKAKKADIGIDTRFFHERFEMTVDFFQDIRSGIYQQRQSVPEEMGLPSLPWANVGEMKSWGMDGHISYTQPLGDSDKYLIVRANYTQSMNKITNFEEDLKKYDYQSAVGYQSGINRGLIALGLFKDQADIDNSPRQDFGNYLPGDIKYKDVNGDGIVNWDDIVPLKYSYVPQIQYGFATEFNWKNFNVSVLFEGVSRVTYFKGGNMYQPFSGSTAGNVITDFANPANRWISREISGDPATENPNAKYPRLYYGGSSNNSQSSSFWLSDGSYLRLKNVQVSYTLKNQFLKKFGLQKAVISVIGDNLAVWSKEKMLDPAQAGDNGTVYPVQRVYTLQLNLSF; translated from the coding sequence ATGAAGATTAAACATATATTACTGTTTATTATGGCATGGGTAAGTTCTATGAATTTGGCCTATGCGCAACAGACTGTGGTAGCTTCGGGTTCGGTTATGGACGAGAAAGGCGAACTCTTAATCGGAGTATCGATTTCTGTAAAGGAAGTTCCTTCTATGGGTGCCATTACGGATATTGACGGTCGTTTCAAGATAGGGGGTATCAAAGCCGGGCATACGTTGGTCATATCCTATGTGGGGTATGATCCTCAGGAGATAAAGATGAACAAGAGTGACGAGCGCATGCGCGTGGTGTTGAAGGAGAGTTCGAATGTAATGGACGAGGTTGTGATTACGGCATCGGGTAAGGTACAGAAGAAGATTAATGTGACAGGTGCCATTACTGGAGTTGAGGTGGCTACGTTGAAAACTCCTGCCACTTCCATAAGCAACATGTTGGGCGGACGTGTTCCGGGCATCATTTCCGTTACACGTAGTGGAGAGCCGGGTAAGGATTTCTCCGAGTTCTGGGTGCGTGGTATTAGTACCTTTGGTGCCGGACAGGGTGCCTTGGTATTGATTGACGGTATCGAAGGTAACTTGAATACGCTCGACCCCGAAGACATCGAAAGTTTCTCTATCTTGAAGGATGCCTCTTCTACGGCGGTTTATGGTGTGCGTGGTGCCAACGGTGTAGTATTGGTAAGTACCAAGAAGGGTAAGGCGGGAAAGCTGAATTTGCAGGTGAAGGCAAATACTGGTATTTCTTATTCTCCTCAAATGCCCAAATATGTACGTGCTGCGGAATATGCGGCACTCGCCAACGAAGCTGCCGTAACACGTGGACGTATTCCTGTTTATACGGATGTGGATTTGGCACTGTTTAGAAATCACATGGATCCTGATTTTCATCCGGATGTGGATTGGCGGGATGTTATCTTGAAAGACTATACCTGGAACCAACAATACTTCCTGAGTGCATCGGGAGGTGGTGAAGTGGCTCGTTATTACATCAGTGCTGGTTTTACGACAAAAGATGCTATTTTTAAGCAAGACAAAGGTGTAAACAAATACAATACGAACGTAAATTACAACAAGTTTAATTTCCGTGCCAATGTGGATGTGAATGTCACTTCCACCACTACGCTCTCGCTGAATGAAGAGACTGTGATTGTTACTCAGAATTATCCGGGATATGGAAACGACAGTAAGGTATTGTGGCAGGCACAATCCAATCTGACTCCGGTGACAGTACCGTTGATGTACACCACAGGGCAGGCACCTGGATATGGCACTGATAAATCGAATATCAGTCCGTATGTATTGTTGAATATGACGGGTTATCGTAAGTTCTATTCCAATGACAATAAAATCACGATGCAGCTCAATCAGGATTTGAAGATGATAACTCCCGGACTGAGTATTGCAGGATTGGTCAACATTAATTCGATAGGTGCGAGAACCCAAGTTCGCGAAAAAATGCCGGCCATTTATTATGCTCATGGTTATAAACGTGATGGAACACTCGATTTGGAGAAAATATCTGATGCAGTGGAGCCCTATTATACAAATTGGAATGACACTGAGCGTAGAATTTATTGGGATTTCCGACTGAATTACGACCAGACATTTAATAAGGTACATAAGGTAGGTGCTTTGGTGAAGGCCGAATGGAGCGATTATGAAGCATCGAAATATAATCAATTGCTGACTGCTATCCCTAAACGTTATAATAGTTACTCAAGCCGTTTCTCTTATTCGTATGATGATACTTATATGGCCGAATTTAATATGGGTTACACCGGTTCGGAGGCTTTTGAGAAAGGTAAGAAATTTGGTTGGTTTCCCGCTGTTTCTATAGGTTGGGCTCCCACGCAATATCGCTTCTGGCGTAATAAGGACAATTTTATCAATTATTTCAAAATCAGGGCTTCGTATGGTATAGTAGGTAATGACCGTCTCACTTGGGATGACTCGGTACGTTTTCCCTATCTGACTTTGATTGGTCACACAGGTTCCGGCAGTTGGAATAACGGTTCCGGTTTGACCGAAACGCAAGTGGGTTCCAGCAACCTGCGCTGGGAAAAGGCCAAGAAAGCTGACATCGGTATTGATACACGTTTCTTCCACGAACGTTTTGAAATGACAGTCGATTTCTTCCAGGATATACGTTCCGGTATTTATCAACAACGCCAGAGTGTACCCGAAGAGATGGGACTTCCGTCATTGCCTTGGGCCAATGTAGGTGAAATGAAGAGTTGGGGTATGGATGGACATATCTCATATACACAGCCTTTGGGTGACAGTGACAAATACCTGATTGTACGTGCCAACTACACACAGTCCATGAACAAAATCACTAATTTCGAGGAAGACCTTAAGAAATACGATTACCAATCAGCCGTAGGATATCAAAGTGGAATTAACCGAGGCTTGATAGCTTTGGGCTTGTTTAAAGACCAGGCAGATATAGATAATAGTCCTCGTCAGGATTTTGGCAATTACTTGCCTGGTGACATCAAGTATAAGGATGTCAATGGCGATGGCATTGTCAATTGGGATGATATTGTACCTTTGAAGTATTCTTATGTGCCTCAGATACAGTATGGATTTGCCACAGAGTTTAACTGGAAGAACTTTAATGTAAGTGTTCTGTTCGAGGGAGTAAGCCGCGTGACCTATTTTAAAGGTGGAAATATGTATCAGCCATTCTCGGGTAGTACAGCTGGTAATGTGATTACAGACTTTGCCAATCCGGCAAACCGATGGATTTCACGTGAAATCTCAGGCGACCCTGCCACCGAGAATCCGAACGCCAAGTACCCTCGTCTTTATTATGGAGGTAGCAGTAATAATAGTCAATCATCTTCTTTTTGGTTGTCTGATGGTAGTTACTTGCGTCTGAAGAATGTGCAAGTCTCTTATACACTCAAGAACCAATTCCTGAAAAAGTTTGGTCTCCAGAAAGCAGTAATTAGTGTGATTGGAGACAATTTGGCAGTTTGGTCTAAAGAGAAGATGCTGGATCCTGCACAAGCGGGAGATAATGGAACAGTCTATCCTGTCCAGCGAGTGTATACTTTACAGCTTAATCTTTCATTCTAA
- a CDS encoding RagB/SusD family nutrient uptake outer membrane protein: MIKFGNYKREFGFLGRIAAITVILVSSIMFGSCEKYLDIDKYVYDQTTLDSIFLSRSRTEEYINGAAALLPDESILMNGWGASSTLPSGLGSDEAIVPFVTNGNAILYDEVKETNSWFNPWGDCYKGIRKANIVLENISKNQELTEMEMRDFKGRAYFLRAYFYFYLVRLYGPVVVLPDRPFDTDEDVASVSFERSTYDECVEKICADFEEAAKLLPPSRIDALQYIPTKGAALAFKARMQLYAASPLFNGNSYYSDWKDSEGRNFIAQTEDKVKWGKAAATFKRIIDMNKYAIHTVPKIVNEKGTGTLPLPETVSDANFPDGAGGIDPYKSYKTLFDGTYQPELVKEYIYFSRNNGNYILVTPSKLGGISSFSVTLDMIDEYRMADGRPFSEATQAEKSWQAVGQDKTFSSDYLLSGNRAHRDDGREPRFYAAIGFNACIWPTTSHRDGLSAGTRNYVTDYYYGGSASDMNNNDNRTRTGYTCRKYVHQDDCIFWNGVVKAKTYPIFRYAEVLLGYVEAMNEMEGSYTDEDGQVTVTRDVDQMVKYFNQIRYRAGQPGITTVDAADQSRMRELIKHERLIEFAFESHRYWDLRRWKDAYDAYNKPIRGLDVSARESQREQFYTERIWNTEKTMKRMFSNKMYLWPLDRNVLRKNGKLVQNPGWN, translated from the coding sequence ATGATAAAATTTGGAAATTATAAAAGAGAATTCGGTTTTCTCGGTAGAATAGCTGCAATAACCGTTATTTTGGTCTCAAGCATTATGTTCGGTTCGTGCGAAAAATACTTGGACATTGACAAATATGTGTATGATCAGACCACGCTGGACTCCATTTTCCTTTCCCGCTCCAGAACGGAAGAGTATATCAATGGAGCGGCTGCACTGCTTCCCGATGAATCAATACTTATGAATGGTTGGGGAGCGTCTTCTACATTGCCCAGTGGATTGGGCTCAGATGAAGCAATCGTTCCGTTTGTAACGAATGGAAATGCTATACTTTATGATGAAGTGAAAGAAACGAACTCATGGTTTAATCCGTGGGGCGATTGCTATAAAGGAATCCGTAAGGCCAACATCGTATTGGAGAATATATCCAAAAACCAGGAGCTTACCGAGATGGAAATGCGTGATTTCAAGGGAAGGGCTTATTTTCTGCGGGCTTACTTCTATTTCTATTTGGTAAGATTGTACGGGCCTGTGGTTGTACTTCCCGACCGTCCTTTCGATACGGACGAAGATGTAGCGTCAGTTTCATTCGAGCGTTCCACTTACGATGAGTGTGTAGAGAAAATCTGTGCCGACTTTGAAGAAGCAGCTAAATTGCTGCCTCCAAGTCGTATAGATGCATTGCAGTATATACCTACCAAGGGTGCTGCTTTGGCGTTCAAAGCTCGTATGCAACTCTATGCTGCCAGCCCCCTTTTCAATGGTAACAGTTATTATTCCGATTGGAAAGACTCAGAGGGCAGGAATTTCATTGCCCAGACGGAAGACAAGGTTAAGTGGGGAAAAGCTGCCGCCACGTTCAAACGGATTATTGATATGAATAAGTATGCCATTCATACTGTACCTAAAATAGTGAATGAAAAGGGTACAGGCACATTGCCTCTTCCCGAGACGGTATCCGATGCCAACTTCCCTGATGGAGCTGGAGGCATAGATCCCTATAAGTCATACAAGACGCTGTTTGATGGTACTTACCAGCCTGAGTTGGTTAAAGAATACATCTATTTTTCAAGAAATAATGGAAACTATATTCTTGTGACACCTTCCAAATTGGGGGGAATATCTTCATTTAGTGTTACTTTGGATATGATTGATGAATACCGGATGGCTGACGGTAGACCGTTTAGTGAAGCTACTCAGGCGGAAAAATCATGGCAGGCAGTGGGACAAGATAAAACATTCTCGTCAGATTATCTTCTTTCCGGAAATAGAGCTCATCGTGATGATGGTCGTGAGCCGCGTTTTTATGCGGCTATTGGTTTCAATGCTTGTATCTGGCCTACAACTTCTCACCGTGACGGTTTGTCAGCAGGTACCAGAAACTATGTTACCGACTATTATTACGGAGGTAGTGCATCTGATATGAATAATAATGATAACAGAACCAGAACCGGATATACCTGCCGGAAATATGTGCATCAGGATGATTGTATCTTTTGGAATGGAGTGGTAAAAGCGAAAACTTATCCGATATTCCGCTATGCCGAAGTATTGTTGGGGTATGTAGAAGCGATGAACGAAATGGAAGGTTCGTATACGGACGAAGATGGGCAGGTGACGGTTACTCGTGATGTGGATCAGATGGTGAAATACTTCAATCAGATTCGTTATCGTGCCGGTCAACCGGGAATCACAACTGTCGATGCAGCCGACCAAAGCAGGATGCGTGAACTGATTAAGCATGAAAGGTTGATTGAGTTTGCTTTCGAAAGTCATCGTTATTGGGATTTGCGCCGTTGGAAAGATGCCTATGACGCTTACAACAAACCCATCAGAGGATTGGATGTAAGTGCTCGCGAATCACAACGCGAACAGTTCTATACAGAAAGAATTTGGAATACAGAAAAAACCATGAAACGTATGTTTTCCAACAAGATGTATCTGTGGCCGCTTGACAGAAATGTGCTGAGAAAGAACGGTAAGTTGGTACAGAACCCAGGATGGAATTAA
- a CDS encoding BT_3044 domain-containing protein translates to MKKIAFFSITLLLACMAGCDNKIPMEENLWPETVYLVGAKDKIINRDLNIGYEKDTIYASVAISGSLPTKEDITVTIEEFPSGIESYNQKELGSDDIKYRTLTNGIYSFPQENVVVKKGETYGTYPVHIDPSTLHIDSLYMMAFKLSGTSRFELAKEDTVVLIRLNLMNDYSGLYYMDGVIKPADNPKDSIIYKSPRTLQAVVDGNTVRMYHQKNEWSKGSTDYRPDFCFNITVNPDNSVTLKSWDKFKLISGGGKYYPEMEVYDLWYTFEEDGIQKKTRGFVYKERKNDDEVRKINDWMEENRKYDY, encoded by the coding sequence ATGAAGAAAATAGCATTTTTTTCGATAACCTTGCTGTTGGCATGTATGGCGGGTTGCGACAATAAAATACCTATGGAAGAGAATTTATGGCCCGAAACGGTTTATCTGGTTGGGGCAAAAGATAAGATTATAAATAGAGATCTGAATATAGGTTATGAAAAAGATACCATATATGCATCGGTTGCCATCAGCGGTTCGCTGCCTACCAAGGAAGATATAACTGTTACTATTGAAGAATTTCCTTCTGGTATTGAAAGTTATAACCAGAAAGAACTCGGTTCGGATGATATAAAATATCGTACGTTGACAAATGGTATCTATAGTTTTCCGCAAGAAAATGTAGTTGTGAAAAAGGGTGAAACCTATGGCACGTATCCTGTTCACATTGACCCATCCACTTTGCATATAGATTCGCTCTATATGATGGCGTTTAAACTTAGTGGAACATCTCGTTTTGAATTGGCTAAAGAAGATACAGTGGTGCTAATCCGTCTGAATCTGATGAATGACTATTCAGGGCTTTATTATATGGACGGTGTGATTAAGCCTGCTGATAATCCGAAAGATTCCATTATCTATAAGTCGCCTCGCACGTTGCAAGCTGTAGTTGATGGTAACACTGTACGTATGTATCATCAAAAGAATGAGTGGTCAAAAGGGTCAACAGATTATAGACCGGATTTTTGTTTCAATATCACTGTTAATCCGGATAATTCAGTAACCTTGAAGTCTTGGGATAAGTTCAAACTTATCAGTGGCGGTGGTAAATACTATCCGGAGATGGAAGTATATGATTTGTGGTATACTTTCGAAGAAGATGGGATACAAAAGAAAACCAGAGGATTTGTATACAAAGAGCGTAAGAATGATGATGAAGTGCGTAAGATAAACGACTGGATGGAAGAAAATAGAAAATATGATTATTAG
- a CDS encoding MG2 domain-containing protein yields MKNIANSSVKYMVWLCCLMLSPSLWADGTAPQSVPTDTIENLFREELSHFPQEKIYLQTDRGIYMSGETLWFRAHLVDALMLKQANASRYVYVELVNPLGNLVERVKIRPDSLGCFYGHIPLGEDLPEGNYFLRAYTWFMQNIGEEYFSHKLIYISDPVSEAISPEINYSVENNDIHAEIHFLSKPDNRSVTPTQAILFPDGDRDKKGKVLSLEGENIHYTFKKKEIPASRTFLLQTVYDGKISNRYFRIPELSKNFDVAFFPEGGHAAQSTTIKMAFKAIDADGLSTEIEGQVLDEEGQVCADFKSQHLGMGSFRMYYVPGKKYHAVCSDGTGVSRRFDLPEPSPDAISLNTLWSKDYLRVSLSKSPDTPLGTSLTLVAHLRGIVLYAQPWDNKQSYVDFEKNFFPAGIVHFLLVDEGRNILSERLVFSLQKSALAQTEVRLDRENYLAREKVNMDIQIKDINGNPMSGNFALAVVDRTDVKPDTVSNIVSTLLLTSDLKGHIESPLSYLQDSRSSSYALDLLMMTQGWRKYNIPEVLKGNITDTLPYNLELGDEVSGKVEGLFSALKEGNISLLALKDSLIGTELAKPDRNGRFVFDRLEYPSGTQYIVQALSKKGSSKVFIELDPYKSFPAPKIGFIPRIEKPHIEENYMAKMDQKYTIENGMRVYNLAEVIVTARRERAVKTESPFYSVGTSKVLTEEDVKKGHFISTYDLLRRLPGITVTNNEVRYRFAPVMVLLDNVPEENFDFDLLDVDDIKDVFYSPATSVGPLYGSAAGNGAIVVTTKNGFVQKNKMNSNIQTIAGIGYQQTVEFYSPAYDTKAKKESTTPDLRSTIYWNPSVQVDESGTAHVSFYTADSAADYGIVIEGVCASGNLIYSGEKIVSRHNASY; encoded by the coding sequence ATGAAGAACATTGCGAACAGTTCTGTCAAATACATGGTATGGTTGTGCTGCCTGATGCTGTCTCCCAGCCTTTGGGCAGATGGTACCGCTCCCCAGTCTGTACCGACAGATACCATTGAAAACCTGTTCAGAGAAGAGTTGTCACATTTCCCCCAGGAAAAAATTTATCTTCAGACTGACCGTGGCATCTACATGTCCGGTGAAACCCTTTGGTTCAGGGCGCACTTAGTAGATGCCCTTATGCTAAAACAAGCTAATGCCAGCCGATATGTATATGTAGAGTTGGTGAATCCGTTGGGCAATCTGGTGGAGAGAGTGAAAATAAGACCGGACTCTTTGGGATGTTTTTACGGACATATTCCATTGGGTGAAGACCTGCCGGAAGGTAACTATTTTCTCAGAGCCTACACTTGGTTCATGCAGAATATAGGTGAAGAGTATTTCTCCCATAAACTGATTTATATATCCGATCCCGTATCCGAAGCGATATCTCCGGAAATCAATTATTCTGTTGAGAACAATGACATTCATGCAGAAATACATTTTCTCAGTAAACCGGACAACCGATCCGTCACTCCCACACAAGCCATTCTTTTCCCCGATGGAGACAGGGACAAAAAAGGAAAAGTCTTATCATTGGAAGGAGAAAATATCCATTACACTTTCAAAAAGAAAGAAATTCCCGCTTCGCGTACATTTTTGTTGCAAACAGTGTATGATGGAAAAATATCCAACCGCTATTTCAGAATCCCCGAATTGAGTAAAAACTTTGATGTAGCTTTTTTTCCCGAAGGAGGTCATGCAGCTCAGTCCACCACAATCAAAATGGCATTTAAGGCTATTGATGCAGATGGTTTGTCTACAGAGATAGAAGGTCAGGTACTTGACGAAGAAGGTCAGGTATGTGCCGATTTCAAGAGCCAGCATTTGGGTATGGGGAGTTTCCGGATGTATTATGTTCCCGGAAAAAAGTATCATGCCGTTTGTAGTGACGGAACAGGTGTTTCCAGGCGTTTTGATTTGCCTGAGCCTTCTCCGGATGCTATCTCCCTGAATACACTTTGGTCTAAAGATTATTTGCGGGTAAGTCTTTCCAAATCACCCGATACCCCATTGGGAACTTCGCTGACGCTGGTGGCGCATTTACGCGGTATCGTTCTGTATGCACAGCCTTGGGATAACAAACAAAGTTATGTTGACTTCGAAAAAAATTTCTTCCCGGCGGGTATCGTTCATTTTCTGCTGGTTGATGAAGGGAGAAACATTCTGAGCGAACGTTTAGTGTTTTCTCTGCAAAAAAGCGCGCTGGCGCAGACTGAAGTTCGGCTCGACCGCGAAAACTACTTGGCAAGAGAGAAGGTAAATATGGATATACAGATTAAAGATATAAACGGAAACCCCATGTCAGGCAACTTCGCACTTGCAGTTGTTGACAGAACAGACGTGAAGCCGGATACCGTTTCTAACATTGTTTCCACTTTATTGCTCACTTCCGATCTTAAAGGACACATTGAGTCACCGTTGAGTTACTTGCAGGACAGCCGCAGTTCTTCCTATGCCCTGGATTTGCTGATGATGACACAAGGCTGGCGGAAATACAACATTCCGGAGGTATTGAAAGGTAATATAACCGACACATTACCCTACAATTTGGAATTGGGCGACGAAGTTTCCGGTAAAGTAGAGGGCTTGTTTTCTGCATTGAAAGAGGGAAATATCTCTTTGCTTGCCCTTAAAGATTCGCTCATCGGGACAGAACTGGCGAAGCCTGACCGGAATGGGCGGTTTGTATTCGACAGGCTGGAATATCCCAGCGGTACTCAGTATATAGTTCAGGCTCTTAGCAAGAAAGGTTCTTCAAAGGTCTTTATTGAACTGGACCCCTATAAATCATTTCCTGCCCCTAAAATCGGATTTATTCCCCGCATTGAAAAACCACATATAGAAGAAAACTATATGGCAAAGATGGACCAAAAATATACTATAGAAAATGGAATGAGAGTCTATAATCTGGCGGAAGTGATAGTGACAGCCAGAAGAGAGAGAGCTGTAAAAACGGAATCTCCCTTTTATTCGGTGGGGACTTCGAAGGTGCTGACGGAAGAAGATGTGAAAAAGGGACATTTTATTTCTACATACGACCTTTTGCGACGTTTGCCGGGCATTACTGTCACAAATAATGAGGTGCGTTATCGATTTGCTCCGGTCATGGTGTTACTGGACAATGTTCCCGAAGAAAATTTCGATTTTGACCTGTTGGACGTAGATGATATCAAAGATGTTTTTTACTCTCCTGCCACTTCTGTCGGTCCTCTTTACGGGTCGGCTGCGGGAAATGGTGCCATAGTAGTCACTACGAAGAACGGGTTTGTGCAGAAAAATAAGATGAACAGCAACATACAGACTATTGCGGGTATTGGCTACCAGCAGACTGTAGAGTTTTACTCACCGGCGTATGACACCAAAGCAAAGAAAGAATCCACCACCCCTGACTTGCGTTCAACGATATACTGGAATCCGAGCGTTCAGGTTGATGAATCGGGAACTGCTCACGTCAGTTTCTATACGGCTGATTCTGCAGCCGATTATGGGATAGTGA